AACCAGACCGACAAGTGGGACCGGATGCACGCTGAGTACATGTTCTCAGAGACCGTCCGCGAGCGCGGCTGGGGATACAGCGAATCGGGACCGTGGGCGGAGACCTACGAGACGCTCGCGGCGGCCGACGTCTTCGAGGACGACGTCGATCCCGAAACGGTGTGGACGAACGACTACCTCGACGATGAGTCCGAATACATCGCCGACTACGCGGCGCGGGTCGAGTCGTAACCGCCCGCGCGTCTCGAGGCGAACTGTGAACTGGCGGCCGACCGAGGAACGGCGGATTCGACGGCGCCGACGGAGCGCCAGCGAACCGATGTCGAGAAGGGAGCGAGATCGATGACCGATCGCAGTACGGAGTCAGTGGCCGACGGCGGGACCGAATCGATGCCCGACGGGGAAACGGGAGCGGGAGCGATGCCCGACGACCGGACCGATACCCACCATCGCCCGATCCGTACGCCGTCGATCGGGAGCCCGCGGTCCGTGCGCGATCGCGTCGGTCTCGTCGGGAAACGCGTCGGACCGCCGGCGGTCGTCCTCCTCGCGCTGCTCGCCGCGTGGCAGGCGGCCGTCGTCGTCACCGGGCTCCCGACGCTGATCCTTCCGTCACCGACCGACGTCGCGACCGCGCTGCTCGAGACGTATCCGACCTTGCTCGGCGATGCGGTCGTGACGGGCGTCACCGCCGCAGCGGGGCTGCTCGCCGGCGGTCTCGTCGGCTTCGCGCTCGCGTTCGCGATGACCTACTCGCGGACGGCGACGCGGACGCTGGTGCCTTACGTCGTCGCCTTACGGATCGCGCCGCTGATCGCCGTCGCGCCGCTGCTGTTCCTCTGGTTCGGCCGCGGAATCCCGGCGCGGGCGCTGCTCGTCGCGACGTTGACCGTCTTCCCGATGACCATCGCCGCGCTCGACGGACTGCGGGAGACGCCGGCGGCGTACCTCGACCTCGCCGACTCCGTGGGCGCGTCGCGGCTCGAGACCTTCCTGTTCGTCCGCGTGCCGGCCGCCGCGCCGAGCGTCGTCGCCGGGTTCAAAATCGCGGCCACGCTGTCGGTCATCGGCGCGGTCGTCGCCGAGTTCGTCACACTCCGGGCCGGACTGGGCTACCGGGTGTTCGACACGGCGACGTACCTCGAGACGGCCGAGACCTACGCCGCGCTGGTCGTCCTCTCGGCGCTGGGTGTCGGGTTCTATCTGGTTCCGGTGGCGCTCGAGCGGCTGTTGTGGTCGACTTCGGAACGATAGTCGCGAACGGTAGCGGGTCTCTCAGATGCGCGTGCCGGTTTCGACACCGCGAATGGAACGCGCGTTACGGCTCCTAACTCATGCGTTCGTACACGCCCTGGACGACGTTGATCCGGTCTTCTTCGAGGTTCCGGACGACGTTCGCCGCTTTGACCGGCGTTTC
Above is a genomic segment from Haloterrigena salifodinae containing:
- a CDS encoding ABC transporter permease, which translates into the protein MTDRSTESVADGGTESMPDGETGAGAMPDDRTDTHHRPIRTPSIGSPRSVRDRVGLVGKRVGPPAVVLLALLAAWQAAVVVTGLPTLILPSPTDVATALLETYPTLLGDAVVTGVTAAAGLLAGGLVGFALAFAMTYSRTATRTLVPYVVALRIAPLIAVAPLLFLWFGRGIPARALLVATLTVFPMTIAALDGLRETPAAYLDLADSVGASRLETFLFVRVPAAAPSVVAGFKIAATLSVIGAVVAEFVTLRAGLGYRVFDTATYLETAETYAALVVLSALGVGFYLVPVALERLLWSTSER